A window from Citrus sinensis cultivar Valencia sweet orange chromosome 5, DVS_A1.0, whole genome shotgun sequence encodes these proteins:
- the LOC102618595 gene encoding cinnamoyl-CoA reductase 1-like, with amino-acid sequence MSGEDKERVCVTGAGGYIASWLVKYLLLKGYMVHGTVRDPCDEKNAHLKKLEGASENLQLFKTDLLDYEALCAAMAGCTGVFHVACPVPVGKVPNPEVQLIEPAVVGTKNVLNSCVKAKVKRVVVVSSIGAVMLNPNWPKGQVMDEECWSDEEFCKATENYYCLAKTIAEIQALEYAKRGELDIVTVCPSIVIGPMLQPTINTSSLLLLGFLKDRTEPLEDEDRPLVDVRDVVDAILLIYEKPEAKGRYICTSFTIRMQALAEKIKSMYPNYDYSKSFTKVDEELRLSSGKLQNLGWKYRPLEESIRDSVKNYEEAGILHKE; translated from the exons ATGAGCGGAGAAGATAAGGAGAGAGTGTGCGTGACTGGTGCTGGAGGCTACATAGCTTCATGGCTTGTCAAGTATCTGCTTTTGAAGGGCTACATGGTCCACGGAACTGTAAGAGACCCAT GTGATGAAAAGAATGCTCatttgaagaaattagaaGGTGCTTCAGAGAATTTGCAGCTATTCAAAACAGACTTGCTTGACTATGAAGCTCTTTGTGCTGCTATGGCCGGCTGTACTGGGGTTTTCCACGTTGCATGCCCTGTTCCAGTTGGCAAAGTTCCTAATCCTGAG GTACAACTGATTGAACCAGCTGTTGTTGGGACAAAGAATGTTCTCAATTCATGTGTGAAGGCAAAAGTAAAGAGGGTTGTGGTAGTGTCATCTATTGGAGCTGTTATGCTGAATCCAAATTGGCCAAAGGGTCAGGTCATGGATGAGGAATGTTGGTCTGATGAGGAATTCTGCAAGGCAACTGAG AACTATTATTGCCTGGCGAAAACAATAGCAGAGATTCAGGCTTTGGAGTATGCTAAGAGGGGTGAACTTGACATTGTGACGGTTTGTCCATCAATTGTTATTGGGCCAATGCTGCAGCCAACAATAAATACCAGTAGCTTACTGCTTCTAGGATTTCTCAAAG ATAGAACTGAACCACTGGAAGATGAAGATCGACCCTTGGTAGATGTGCGCGATGTGGTTGATGCTATTTTGCTAATATATGAGAAGCCTGAAGCAAAAGGAAGGTACATATGTACTTCATTCACAATCAGAATGCAGGCATTGGCGGAGAAGATAAAGAGCATGTATCCTAACTATGATTACTCTAAAAG TTTCACTAAGGTGGATGAGGAGTTAAGGCTGAGTTCAGGAAAATTGCAGAATTTGGGATGGAAGTACAGGCCACTAGAAGAGAGCATCCGCGATTCTGTCAAGAACTATGAGGAGGCCGGCATCCTGCACAAAGAGTAG
- the LOC102619078 gene encoding spindle pole body component 110-like: MAKKKATQKTNDANEANPQEQKNNQNLTQGKTVALTHRNSMEDPSEQIKRLKSLNDLLVHRSHEQRQQVESLSQAKAALEAELSLFGVEKSELLAELSGESDKKVSLEIEKGLFCVFLMTQMKEMGEGLDEEKNERENEIIALKSEVSGLMGNIENERERLSQACREKDLMKGELDCQVKEASRLKDRLIEMEGKERNLRSEILVLQSDYGRLKKEKNERDGDIEAFTKEKGLLGKRLVGLEKETDDLKLKIKVIVKEKNAIEMQNSEQKVINDELEKEVNKLNEIVLALQKEEKVLCGKILELENSCSEAMDEKLEMVLEIKALLDQEREKQKRIERLIEEKDEISHRLEKAVVVLDDKEGEIAKLLREKNDIEERKVCQDNEISGLHKEIGELRDVVFKLKASCRDQQDKSKQLVNELADYKSALDQATLERDNAWKDLDEQRKSGMDLRLKLSEMEKRFEEKVEELAKTRNERETLVDLRKKMESHIGLLAEEKELMQKNLLEAKRNADDLRAKMESIGFNSDRALSMLKNTAAMVCQSENDIDGQQELFVDEKKLQGETDQYAAEFQAIVNAFRNREKLVDDMKHRVELMQNSVEAQKKKSFWTVVSSATTIFAAASVAYIARIR, translated from the coding sequence ATGGCCAAAAAGAAAGCGACCCAAAAGACCAATGACGCCAATGAAGCAAACCCACAAGAGCAAAAGAATAACCAAAACCTAACTCAAGGCAAAACCGTAGCCCTAACCCACCGAAACTCTATGGAGGACCCTTCAGAGCAGATAAAGCGTCTGAAATCCCTGAACGATTTGCTTGTTCACAGGAGCCATGAACAGAGGCAACAGGTTGAGTCTTTGAGTCAAGCCAAGGCCGCTTTAGAGGCTGAGTTGAGTCTGTTTGGAGTTGAAAAGAGTGAGCTTTTGGCTGAGTTGAGTGGTGAGAGTGACAAAAAAGTCAGCTTGGAGATTGAGAAGGgtttgttttgtgtttttctgATGACCCAGATGAAGGAAATGGGTGAGGGGCTCGATGAAGAGAAGAATGAGAGGGAAAATGAGATTATCGCTTTGAAGAGTGAAGTTAGTGGATTGATGGGtaatattgaaaatgagaGGGAGAGATTGAGCCAGGCATGTAGGGAGAAGGATTTGATGAAGGGTGAGCTTGATTGTCAAGTTAAGGAGGCAAGTAGGTTGAAAGATAGACTGATTGAAATGGAAGGAAAAGAGAGGAATTTGAGAAGTGAGATTTTAGTGCTACAGAGTGATTATGGAAGGTTAAAGAAGGAGAAAAATGAGAGGGATGGAGATATTGAAGCTTTCACGAAAGAAAAAGGTTTGCTTGGGAAGAGATTGGTTGGATTGGAAAAGGAAACTGATGATTTGAAGCTAAAGATTAAAGTGATTGTGAAGGAAAAGAATGCAATTGAGATGCAGAACAGTGAGCAAAAGGTGATTAATGATGAGCTGGAGAAAGAAGTAAACAAATTGAATGAGATTGTTTTGGCTTTGCAAAAGGAGGAGAAAGTTTTGTGTGGAAAGATTCTTGAATTGGAAAATAGTTGCAGCGAGGCTATGGATGAGAAACTAGAGATGGTTTTGGAGATCAAAGCTTTGTTGGATCAGGAAAGGGAGAAGCAGAAAAGGATTGAGAGGCTGATAGAAGAGAAGGATGAGATCTCCCATAGGTTGGAGAAGGCTGTGGTGGTGTTAGATGATAAGGAGGGAGAGATTGCAAAATTGCTTCGAGAGAAGAATGATATTGAGGAGAGGAAAGTTTGCCAGGATAATGAGATTTCTGGGCTGCATAAGGAGATTGGTGAATTGAGGGATGTTGTTTTTAAGCTAAAAGCGTCTTGTAGAGATCAACAAGATAAAAGCAAACAATTGGTCAATGAACTTGCAGATTATAAAAGTGCTCTTGATCAAGCTACTCTAGAGAGAGATAATGCTTGGAAGGATTTGGATGAGCAGAGAAAGAGTGGCATGGACTTGAGGTTGAAATTATCAGAAATGGAAAAGAGGTTTGAAGAGAAGGTTGAAGAATTGGCAAAAACTAGGAATGAGCGTGAGACTCTAGTTGATCTAAGGAAGAAAATGGAGAGTCACATTGGACTGTTGGCAGAGGAGAAAGAATTGATGCAGAAGAATCTTTTGGAGGCAAAACGAAATGCTGATGATTTGAGGGCTAAAATGGAATCAATTGGTTTTAATTCTGATCGAGCTTTGAGCATGTTGAAGAACACTGCAGCTATGGTATGTCAATCCGAAAATGATATTGATGGACAGCAAGAACTGTTTGTTGATGAGAAGAAGCTGCAAGGTGAAACTGATCAATATGCGGCTGAGTTCCAAGCAATTGTGAATGCTTTTAGGAACAGGGAGAAATTGGTTGACGACATGAAGCATCGAGTTGAGTTAATGCAGAACTCCGTGGAGgcacagaagaagaagagcttCTGGACTGTGGTGTCTTCTGCAACAACTATCTTTGCTGCAGCTTCTGTTGCATATATTGCTAGAATCCGCTGA
- the LOC102619373 gene encoding gibberellin receptor GID1C, with protein MAASEEVNLNDSKMVVPLHTWVLISNFKLAYNLLRRPDGTFNRHLAEFLDRKVPANANPVDGVFSFDVIVDRGTNLLCRIYRPTNGEEHRPNIAELEKPVSSEVVVPVIIFFHGGSFAHSSANSAIYDILCRRLVGTCKAVVVSVNYRRAPENRYPCAYDDGWTVLKWAKSRSWLQSKDSKAHIYLAGDSSGGNIVHHVALRAVESEVEILGNILLNPMFGGQERTESEKRLDGKYFVTVQDRDWYWRAYLPEGADRDHPACNPFGPKGIDLVGVKFPKSLVVVAGLDLIQDWQLAYMEGLKKAGQDVKLLYLEQATIGFYFLPNNGHFYTVMDEISNFVSCNY; from the exons ATGGCTGCCAGTGAAGAAGTGAACCTCAATGATTCCAAg ATGGTGGTTCCATTGCATACATGGGTTCTTATCTCTAATTTTAAGTTGGCTTACAATCTTCTTCGTCGTCCTGATGGCACTTTCAATCGCCACTTGGCAGAGTTCCTTGACCGGAAAGTCCCAGCAAATGCAAATCCTGTTGATGGTGTCTTTTCCTTTGATGTCATTGTTGACCGTGGCACCAACCTACTTTGCAGGATTTATCGACCTACAAATGGGGAAGAGCATCGGCCAAATATTGCCGAGCTGGAGAAGCCTGTGAGCTCTGAGGTTGTTGTGCCAGTAATAATTTTCTTCCATGGAGGAAGCTTTGCACACTCCTCTGCAAATAGTGCCATATATGATATCTTATGTCGCAGACTCGTCGGGACTTGTAAGGCTGTTGTGGTCTCTGTGAATTATAGGCGTGCACCTGAAAATCGATATCCTTGTGCTTATGATGATGGATGGACAGTTCTAAAGTGGGCTAAATCGAGATCATGGCTTCAAAGTAAGGACTCTAAAGCTCATATCTACTTGGCTGGGGATAGCTCTGGTGGCAACATAGTTCACCATGTTGCTTTAAGAGCAGTAGAATCAGAAGTCGAAATATTGGGGAATATACTGCTCAACCCAATGTTTGGTGGGCAGGAGCGTACTGAATCTGAGAAGAGATTAGAtggaaaatattttgtcaCTGTCCAAGATCGGGACTGGTATTGGAGAGCTTATCTTCCTGAAGGAGCAGATAGGGATCATCCGGCATGTAATCCATTTGGTCCAAAAGGTATAGATCTTGTAGGAGTGAAATTCCCTAAGAGTCTTGTTGTGGTAGCTGGTTTGGATCTCATTCAGGACTGGCAACTAGCTTACATGGAAGGCCTGAAGAAGGCTGGCCAAGATGTAAAACTTCTATATCTGGAGCAGGCAACTATCGGGTTCTATTTCTTGCCTAATAACGGTCACTTCTACACAGTCATGGACGAGATAAGTAATTTTGTGAGTTGTAACTATTGA
- the LOC127902051 gene encoding protein FAR1-RELATED SEQUENCE 5-like — MEKDIEVEELEKFEENDEPIIGMSFDSDVDLFIYFKEYGKRKGFPILRRTSRKDSGGILRNVTFACGRSGETRSKSVNILKPQPNAKTGCNARLGAGLGDDGKWTIRSLNLEHNHVLLTPTKSKYFRCNRSLNTYAKKRLDVNDRAGIRLCKNYQSLVIEAGGHENVTFIERDCRNHVQKERRLRLGDGDAAALQNYFMKMQVEDNRFYFSMQVYDEGRLKNVFWAEPRNREAYKEFGDVVTFDTTYLTNKYDMSFAPFVGVNHHGHSILFGCGLISHEDIETFTWLFRTWLSCMSNSAPNGIITDQDRAMKVAIQNVFPNTRHRWCLWHIMKKVPEKLGGYLVMCYWIGIEGDAANLLFLNCVLLEWWMDK, encoded by the coding sequence atggaAAAAGACATCGAAGTTGAAGAGTTGGAGAAATTTGAGGAGAACGATGAGCCAATAATTGGGATGTCATTTGATAGTGatgttgatttgtttatttacttcAAAGAGTACGGTAAAAGAAAAGGGTTTCCGATTTTGAGGAGAACTAGTAGAAAGGATAGTGGTGGGATTCTTAGAAATGTGACTTTTGCTTGTGGGAGAAGTGGTGAAACAAGAAGCAAATCtgtgaatattttaaaacccCAACCTAATGCAAAAACAGGCTGCAATGCTAGATTGGGAGCTGGTTTAGGGGATGATGGAAAGTGGACAATTCGAAGCTTAAATCTTGAACACAACCATGTGCTGTTAACTCCAACCAAATCCAAGTATTTTCGGTGCAATCGTAGCCTCAATACATATGCAAAAAAAAGGCTTGATGTAAATGATCGAGCAGGAATCAGATTATGTAAGAATTATCAATCACTTGTTATTGAGGCTGGTGGTCATGAAAATGTGACATTCATAGAAAGAGATTGTAGaaatcatgttcaaaaagaaagaagattgcGGCTTGGAGATGGGGATGCTGCTGCTcttcaaaactattttatgaaaatgcAAGTAGAAGATAATAGGTTTTACTTTAGTATGCAAGTGTATGATGAGGGAcgattaaaaaatgttttttggGCCGAGCCAAGGAATAGGGAAGCGTACAAGGAGTTTGGAGACGTTGTTACATTTGACACCACGTATCTTACAAATAAGTATGATATGTCGTTCGCTCCATTTGTAGGAGTTAATCATCATGGGCATTCTATTCTGTTTGGGTGTGGATTGATTTCACACGAAGATATTGAGACATTCACGTGGTTATTTCGAACATGGCTATCTTGCATGTCTAATTCAGCTCCTAATGGAATCATTACAGATCAAGACAGGGCAATGAAAGTTGCAATTCAGAATGTCTTTCCCAATACTCGACATCGGTGGTGTTTATGGCATATAATGAAGAAAGTTCCAGAGAAGCTAGGGGGTTATTTGGTCATGTGCTATTGGATTGGAATTGAGGGAGATGCTGCAAATCTGTTATTCCTTAATTGTGTGCTACTGGAATGGTGGATGGATAAATGA